Genomic DNA from Equus asinus isolate D_3611 breed Donkey chromosome 10, EquAss-T2T_v2, whole genome shotgun sequence:
TCAGCCTGGTAGGGAAGACTAACAGACCATAGCAGGTCAGGGAACTAGGGGAAAGTGttgaaatgtcttaatttcttttcatgtgctagAACTAAACTAGGTGGACAATATGGTGAGGGGTTCAACTAACAGGTGGAGTGAATGAAGGAAACTAAAAATATCCACTGAGCATATGCCCTTTAGAGAAGGCTCTATAATGAAATAATGCAAAGGGAGGGCTAGGTAGATGGAGCCAACTATAACTGATAGGAGAACCGTGGTAGCTGCCTGCCATGTGAGCAGAAGTTGCTGAGATGCCTACAGAGCCATTAGAGTCACCTACGTGCAAAGGAGGCTCCCCATGTTGGGCTGAATTTAAGTGGTATGAAAACTTTTCCTAGGCTACCACCCAGAATGCCCAGTGTGATCTCTGGGTCAAGCCAGCCCACAACAAGAATTTAAAGTGAACTTGACAACTCAGAATCTTTAGGAAAAGCCAACCAGTCACTGTTAAGCATGGACAAAAAAACCTCCCCTGAAAGTTTTCTTTGCCTCAAACACTCAGCTGGCCATTGCCCTGTGACCTGAAGGAATTAAAAACCATATCAAAAAAGTCACCgtgcttttcctcttcctcctcccttccctttccttcctgaaCAATTTAGTCCAAAAGCCATTAGGTGGGGCTGAACAAATGGGTGCCtacagtgggggtgggaggagccaCAGTGGCCCAGAGTGGTGTGCTGGAGTCAGAACAGGGTGTGTAGGGGGGAGCAGTGGCCCAGGGCAGGGTATTGGAGTCCAAGTTGGGTAAGGAGGATGTTGGTGAAGGCGGACAGCAGTGGCCACCCAGATAGGGATGTTGGAGCCCATGTTTGGTGAGGAAAACAGGCGATTGTTTACATAAGGGGAGGGAGATTgatcaaataataaatatattgagGATAATAGGAACCAGGTATCTTGTTGTCAAGAAGGAGGTTATaaatatggaaagagagaaaatgaacccTGTGGTATTTGATTAGAATTCAAGGTATTAGGTATTAGGATGAGCTGATGGTTTTCAAGATAGATGAATAGGTAGGGAGGTAGGgaggtaaagagagagagacaaagagagagagagagagagtagagtgTTTATATATTCTCTCATTCCACCCAGTGAGAGTGCCTGGGAACAGTGACAATccaatagcaatgagcacaccacgcactcagatcttggtttctaaataccattctccactaaCAGAAACAAAGGCTCTTTGGAGAAACGGCTGATTCCAGGGTTAGGAAAGTCTAAGATGAGAGTGGAACATCACATGGTGCCAGAGAGTGAGGACGTGCTCAAGAATAACAGGGACATGTCAAAAGAACACCGAAGCTAGCTTGATAGGACTCCCATGAGCTACGTCTGAACAAAGTtagcataaaaataataaaaaagggaTTCTAACCCAGGGAATATAAGAGAAATCCATGAGACCATACTGacataaagaaacaaatgaagagaTTTAAAGATTCATGAGTGGGATGAAGATAACATAGTACCAAAGTACCTCcgcagaaaatatttattaattactacAGGAAAAAGTAACTTTACTGTGCCGAATCCTGGCAGACACTCTCTCAATCAAGTGATCAAAATTAGTATCATGTGAAACGGGTTAACACCTGTCCCTGTAATGGGACAAACTGACACCAAGTCCTACCTGACTGGATACGAGGAGGAGAACAAGCATCAGGTCTATGGTATTCCTACCAAAGATGCATAACCTGAATGTGATCATGCAAAAAcagcagacaaacccaaactgagggacatgctACAAAACTGGGGCTCATGGAGCAGCATGTTCTCAATTGACCCTCAAATGGCTGAGAATAAAAAACATATTTGTACCGTACCTGGGGACTTTTCTTTAGGTTtgagattatttcaaaatttaaaaattaataatgccAAGAGTTACCTTGCGTCACCGTAGATTTGACGGAAGGCAAGTGTCAAGACGGCATCAAGATCTGGATGGACCAAGCTAAACACCAACAATTACATGTGAGGGTAATACTTCTTCAATGATCTCTGGTGAAGGACCAGTTTCTTCCCCTCAATCCATTGTGGAccaatacttttaaaaaacatgaaatccaCAATTGGATCTGAAAAACAATATCAAATTGCTACAAGAGTTTTCAAATGCCTCAATGTCTGTATCTATCTCAGCATGGACCAGGAACAAACAGTCATGGACTAGTGTGGACTACACTTTGAACAGCCCTTCTCTATGGTAGGATGAGCAGATCCCCAACTGCCATCACACacaaatgggaaataaaaaatattggtcTCGCTGTAATCTATAGTAATTGGATTGGTAACTGGTAATTACTGGTAGCTTCAGTAATTACTACTATAATTAACATCAACCATCTATCTAAAGTATTCAAGATAGGGACTGCTCAGGCAATGGGAGGGGATTAAAGACTTGCCTTTATGTATAGTAACCAACTTCTCTATATGAGGCACAGGACAAGAATGAGGAAGACCACTGCTGATTGCAAAGCAATTGCTTTGTCGTGATTTAAAGGAAGACAAACCCAATCATATAGAAGATGGACAAAAACATCTATGGGTCAATCTGCAACACCAGGTCATGACTGTCATTGCTGGGGAGGGATCCAGCATTCAGAAGGGCTTAGTAGGACACATCTCCCAAATCAGATGGGTTTGATTTAACTACAGATACTGATGGTCAAGCTACTGACTCCAACACATCCACACAGGGTCCACACAAACTGGGAGTGTGCTGCACACGACCCCTCCCTCCGCTAAGAGGCAGCTCCTTCAAATAAAAGAGAACAATTCTCTGTGCTAAACTAAGACCAGAGCAGAACGATCCTCTGCATGGAAATGGCAAACACAGTGCAGGCTCAAGGTTCTTTCAGAGGACACTGTGACACTCCTGTTGCACATCCCCAAATGCTGAAATCTTCACGCCAGTGTCCCCTGACACTTATTTCAGCCACACACAGAGAAGGCTCCACATTGAAACCTGTAAGCTAGAATCAACAACGTGATTTCTGCAGCATCTGTCTCCCGGCCGCGGCACCTCACTTACCTGGGGCGGTTTTATAGCATGGAGTTCGGGAGGGCAGCGATGGGGCGTTCTTTGCCCTGGGGCTCTGGGTACTCTGCAAGACTTGTCTCTGCCTCTTcagctcctcttctctttcctgggCTGCTCGAATCTCTTCTTCAATCATGGACAAAGTCCGCTGCTTCCTTGACCTCAGCTTGAAGGGCCCAACCATCACATCAGATTCTTGAGTGGCCAGGAGCGAGGCCGTGCTTCTCAGCTCAGCTGCCTCCGAATACTTGCTGAAATAGCTCCCTTCTGGTCTGGTCTCCTCCATGTTTATTGGGCCACTGGGCTGCACTACTGTCAGCGGCTGGGAGGGCCCTCTTTCCCTGAGCGCTCTGTCTTCAGCAGGCAGAATCTTTGGTAATACATCCCTTTTCTCTTGAACGGGAGAGGACACTTGGGGTGGCTCAAACATGCTCTGAGCCTTCTCTGAGCTGGAAGCCCCAGACTCAGCTTCCTCTGGAGTTGCTTCAGGTCCCTGCTGTTCAGCTCCACCATTTATTTCAGACGCAGCTCTATCCACTTGCTCAGCTATGGCTTGTTGAATGGCATTCTGCACCAGGAGACCAGCCTGATATTCCAAGGGGTCGTCAACCGATGGAGAGTCTCCCAGCGTGGAACAAGGGGAATAGAAACCATGATCACTAAAAGACTTGGAGACACCTTCTCCCCGGCCCTCGGAGGGGTTGTCAGTTTGGGGAGTCTGGGGCAGAGAAAAATCAGCCAGGGAATTTTCCTGGAGGGCATTGGTTGTCTCATTGGAGGCCCCACTGTCACTGATGTTGTCCATGCTGAAATCATTGGACAGGGTCTCCAAGACAGTGGTATCCTGGGACCTTACCGACAACTCATCCAAACCAGAGTCCAGCTCCTCTTGGGTCAAAGAGACATTGACTGACCTTGAAAACTGATCCAAAATCCCAGCGTCATCATCCTTGACCACCGTGAGGACGGCCCGGGCACTCGTGAACTCTCCATCCTCTGCCCACAATTTGGATAAGGGCCCGCGTTTGGAGGGCTCACTATAGGGCCCTTCCTTCCCCTGAGGAGTTGCGCTGCCCTGGCCTCCTCCCGAAGACTGGGTCTCCATGGCACAGCTGGCTTTCTGCCCCTTGGCTGCCGATGTGCCATTGTCTTCTGAAGGTCCCCTGGCAGAAGCTGGTCTcgagagagtcagtggcctgtcTGAGTTGATGGACCCCAGAGGCCTGTAGAAGGGCTTGACAGAGAAGAGCCTGGGCGTACTCTGGCCCTTGGCTACTGTTTGCCTGGAATTCTCCATCAGCTGGAACTGTTTGCGAGCAGCAGAGAAATCTATCTGCTCCGTGACGATGTCCTCCTTCATGTTCTCAGTCATGCTCGAACGTTCACGAGAGGATGCAGGGGCTGGGCAGAGCTGTGgtgggggctgctgctgctgctgctgctgctgctgctgctgctgctgttgctgttgcATGAGCAACTGCTCCTGCTGCGCCCTTCTCTCCTTGCGCTCCTTGTACTTTTTGTGCGACTCCAGATGTTCCTCGTCCAGCTGCTCCTCGATGGTCTTTTCCTGGGGAGGATTCCACCATTTTGCTGCAATGCCAGGGTTCTTTTTCACGGCCTGGCTCCGGATgagttctctcctttccttttccagctcTAGCATCTCTTCTGAGGGCCTCACTTTTCTGACACAGTATTGTTCTTTCTCGCTCTCATCGTCCTCAAAGAGTTTGGAGGGCTTCTTGTCCTCATGGAAGGCACGTAGCTCAAACTTGGCTTCCTTCTTCAGCGTGGTGAGCGTGAACTCCCCATCTCGGGATGAACACCGGGAGCTGGTGGAGGAGCTGGGGCTCACGGGGGCCTGCAGGCTGTCCCCCAGCACATCTCTGGGCTGGTCAGGGGAGTGGCCATTTGCTCTTCCACCCTCTGCCATTGTGGCAGAGTTGCTTTTACTGAGCTCAATGTGAGGAAGTGCCTGCCTGCTAGCTGCTCTCTCAGTGGGTTCCGGCTGACTGGCTGTGTGGGCAGGTGGGCTTAAGCTGCCCACCAGGATGGCTGCTCCAGGCTCCGGGGAGGACGTGCCGTTGTAAGTTCCGTCCACAGCAGAATCACAGCAGTTGGCCTCCAGTACCTCGTCTAGATATCGGATCTCTCTGGCGACATCATTATCCAGAGATTCGTGGTGATCAGCGAGGAGGCCATTGTGCGGGGGCGAGTAGAAAGGCGAGGGGTGGTCAATGGAATGTAGGGTAGACGTGATTCCAGGAACACCTTTACATTCTGCAACAGAGACCTCAATTTCCATGTTTTTGTGGTCTGGGGGAAGAGAGCTGGGAGCAGGCTGCAGGGGGTTGGCACTGcagctgtctctctccctttttagCCGGATATCATCCTCAGAAAGCTGGGGGGGCTTctggaataaagagaaaacaagtcaTGGTCAGATACTAAATGTCTTATGGATGTGAACCCTGGGAAATTAACTGATAACTaactggaaagaaaatggaaacaacaatgaCAAGTTCTTCCGAATAGAGATTTCCCTTCCAATAATCCTTCACATATGGATTTTGTTGTTGTAATGGGGACCTAAACCTCTTGATTTTACAGATTCCATTTTGTTTACTGGGTGTCCAGGGAACTTTCAATAGATGCtagtcccatttttaaatttaaacattaagTTAAGACTCCAATCATCTGAAGACATTGCTCAAATATCTCCTAAAGTGGAAGAGACTTCCAATGTACCAGAATCTTCCAAAATACTTCGTAGCAAACTACTGCAGGAATGTAATAGGACTATTTGTGTGGCCCTGACTATAAAAAGTGGTCCTTTTGTATGAACAAATCTTGAAAGCATACGATTCTCTGCCAGATGTAATGCAATTATTCTGGAGACAACTTTTTGGAAACTTTTGGACAGTTCTTCCAAAGTAAAATACGGGAAAACAGTAGATTCCTTCAGTGGCCCCTTAAAGAATACAGTGCCCCACTGCCATGGCTGTAATTGACTGTGTGCGTTACATACACCATAACCAAAGTCACTGACTGCACAGTTCTGTTCTCCAGACTCCATCGAAACAATACTCCTTAGCTAAGGAGTGAGTGTTGCTTTGAAAAGCTAGTGGCCAGCAGCACCCTCCTCTCTAGTTCCTAAAAGATTTTATGTATGATAGCTCCAATTTTGTGGTTCAATGAGAAAACCACATCTTCTTAACGTTTTTAAACGCATCATATTTTTTCATCAGTTATCAACCCATGTAATTTTGTTAGTTTGCCATTAGTAAGATTAATTTTCAAACTccaggatgatttttttttttcatacctAAGGACTCTGGTTGAACTCAGATAATTCAGTGGTAAACCAGGAGCTTAATCTGAGCTCCCCTCAAGGCGTTCACTAACACCTTGGTCAAGTTTGTTTCCCCATCTCAAGTCCATAGTGTGGCTGGTATTACTGACACAGTACAATGCAAAATCACACGACggcataattttcatttatttaagttttaGACAATTTTCAAGTTTTAGAACATAATATTAAAACACCACTTTAGGATGATTCTCAGGGGATTAATTTCAAAATCCCTCCAAGGAAAAGCGAATAACTATAGATTTGTTCACAAGACCTAGAAAAACATGGGAGTCCATCCTGTGTGCTCTGCGTCATTGTCAGAACATCGAAAAACTCTCATGGTTATCCACGAACTGAGGGGTTTCTTCACTGTTTGTTTTCCACATTCCTCTTTAGACTTAAATTGATCATGTAATATATATTCCTTCTTTAGCAATAGGCAACAATAATGAGTATTCCTTCTTTGTCAACACTTTCTGGTCTTGGATGATCTTCCAGTCTAAGTCTGGTTTTTGTCAAAATCTGGTACTTAATACCATTAATATTTAATTGCTTAATaccatttaatatttaatattaattgcATTAATAATAATTggtaatatctttattttatgtttgacCATCATTAACTAGTGGTTCTTTTATCTTTGGGATGAACTAAAGAGGCATGTCAAAGAAATTTTTACTGCCCTTTAGAAAACATTACCAAAACTTTCTTTCGTAAGACAATTGTCAGTAACTCCTATGTCATTAAgaattacagaaaatttgaatgCCTAACACTTATTGGCTGCCATTCAATTTCAAGAAAAGCTAGGTCAAAATTAGCCCACTGCTTGGCAAGTTATTCctggaataataataaataataataaataaataaataaataaataataaaataagaccAACAAAAAGAGATGGTGGTACTGAAAGTGAGAGTCAGATTATCCGCGACACTCCTACCCCCCAGGCTTCATTTGGCCAATGATTTACTGCTAATCTTCTTCATGGGAATAAGTAAAGTCTTTCTTCTATCCCTTTtggcttttgggggaaaaaaaggtagaAACAGTAGGAAGCTGCTAGGGCTGAAACGGTTAAAAATCACTGCTCTACTGAAACATAAAACACTTTGGAATAGTTGGCATGAGAGGAAAGAGGGCAATGTAACATTAAAGAAGCTGAAAGGCAAATAATTAATTCTATAGTTCATTTAGTCATTAATCCACTCATTAAGCATGCAGGAAGCTTAATCTGTGGAGCTGTAATGAGATTAGCAGTACGAATAAGCTCCAGGagacaacatttttttcttaacaaaaattgGATTAGCCAGACTTCCTAGAAACGCATGTCTATTTTAGCGTTTATGTAGCCAAAGTGAAAAACTCgcctatatttatatttatctcttGTAGATGCAAGTGACGGAGCCTATCTCCATAATATTTCCCAAAAACACTTTTTGGCTCCTTGCATCGGCTTTGTCTCTTTTTCCGGGACACTCTACAGTTCAGTGTTTGACGATAGACAAGAAGATGCCCTGCCAGCTTTTTTTTTAGAACTTAAACATTATATCAACTTTTTCCAAGACAGACTTTCTGAGCCAGCAACAACTgttccaatttaaaattttaaaagtctgagaATAGCATTTGACAGTACATTTTTGCAGTGTCAAGAGAAAAACTACCTTTAGCTCTGAGTCAGAAATAATGAGTCGCATTACTTATTCTCCTGTGATTGTCAAACTGAGATGTAAAAAATGCTAATGACTGGTTAAAAGTCAAAGTTTGGGGTCTCAGTGTTATTTGAGTTGATTCGTTTccaatacagtaaaaaaaaaatctagacactGGAGGGTATAAACAGTAAAGAGGCTTTTGCTTCCTGTTAGCGACATGGGGCTCCGTCCAGTTCTTTCCATAAATTCAGAAAATTCTTCCTGACACTCCATTCCATCTatcccagggagcagcagcactAAACTCGAATCAGGGTAGAAGTACTTAAAGGGATAAACAAGTCTACATTACTGATTCACAAGCTTGCACCAGAGGTCCTGAGTTTTTGTAAAGTTAGGTCAACGATTATAACAAAAGAGCAAATTCCTGAGTTCTATTCCCAGCAGGAGGAATTTACCTTCATGCAAGGTGGCCTGATGGGATCAAAGCCACCAGTAACTGTATCATCTAAATGGAAATGGGCTGGAAATCCCACAGTCTGGATTTGGCAGGAGTCTGGGCTTGGTATCATTAAATGATGTCTTGCTTAAACCAAGAAATGCTTATTGCTCCCTTTGAAGATAAGAAGTCCAGAATTTTCTCCATGCTTCAGATAAGGTGAACCTGATTCCAGATTCAGATAAAACGCACATTTATTAAATGGATTAGAAAATCCTTTCTGAAATAAACTATGTTCCAATGCAAAAAACAGGAAGGTATGAAAGAGCCATCAAACTGGGTTGTCAAAGGTCAGAGAAAAACTAGGATGCTAAGAGGCTTATGGGAAATCTTTGGATTGCCCCAGCTCACCCCCAGGTGGAGCCCTAACAGCATGGCACATAATACCTGTCGGCTTCCCAGAATAGCTAACAGCTGGTTGAGATGTCtactatttgctttaaaatacttggGCAGAGACAAAAAATATAGCTCTGTGTGTCTGAAATTCGTTTAAATGACATTCCAGGGGCCAACAGCCATCCGGTTGGGGAATATACACTCCAAGAGGGGTCAACCAGCATCTAATCAGAAACCCCACACTCCACAGGAGGCTTCCTTCCTCCAGTAGTTTCTCTCTTTCACTCCCACAGGCCCCCGAGGCTTTGCTAATCACACAATTAAGGGGAGAAATGGGTTTCATCAGTGAAATTGGTGGCTCGTCAATTAG
This window encodes:
- the PALM2AKAP2 gene encoding A-kinase anchor protein 2 isoform X10, with protein sequence MEINVETDKQTGETKILSTSTIGPEGVHQRGVKVYDDGTKVVYEVHSGGTIVENGVHKLSSKDVEELIQKAGQSSLRGGHVSERTVVADGSVSHPKEHMLCKEAKLEMVHKSRKDHTSGNPGQQTQAPSTEGPEAHLDQPVTMIFMGYQNIEDEEETKKVLGYDETIKAELVLIDEDDEKSLREKTVTDVSTIDGNAAELVSGRPVSDTTEPSSPEGKEESLATEPAPGVGWENVLLKGDDTTSDATETSSADMTIKKPPQLSEDDIRLKRERDSCSANPLQPAPSSLPPDHKNMEIEVSVAECKGVPGITSTLHSIDHPSPFYSPPHNGLLADHHESLDNDVAREIRYLDEVLEANCCDSAVDGTYNGTSSPEPGAAILVGSLSPPAHTASQPEPTERAASRQALPHIELSKSNSATMAEGGRANGHSPDQPRDVLGDSLQAPVSPSSSTSSRCSSRDGEFTLTTLKKEAKFELRAFHEDKKPSKLFEDDESEKEQYCVRKVRPSEEMLELEKERRELIRSQAVKKNPGIAAKWWNPPQEKTIEEQLDEEHLESHKKYKERKERRAQQEQLLMQQQQQQQQQQQQQQQQPPPQLCPAPASSRERSSMTENMKEDIVTEQIDFSAARKQFQLMENSRQTVAKGQSTPRLFSVKPFYRPLGSINSDRPLTLSRPASARGPSEDNGTSAAKGQKASCAMETQSSGGGQGSATPQGKEGPYSEPSKRGPLSKLWAEDGEFTSARAVLTVVKDDDAGILDQFSRSVNVSLTQEELDSGLDELSVRSQDTTVLETLSNDFSMDNISDSGASNETTNALQENSLADFSLPQTPQTDNPSEGRGEGVSKSFSDHGFYSPCSTLGDSPSVDDPLEYQAGLLVQNAIQQAIAEQVDRAASEINGGAEQQGPEATPEEAESGASSSEKAQSMFEPPQVSSPVQEKRDVLPKILPAEDRALRERGPSQPLTVVQPSGPINMEETRPEGSYFSKYSEAAELRSTASLLATQESDVMVGPFKLRSRKQRTLSMIEEEIRAAQEREEELKRQRQVLQSTQSPRAKNAPSLPSRTPCYKTAPGKIEKVKPPPSPTPEGPSLQPDLAPEEAAGSQRPKNLMQTLMEDYETHKSKRRERMDDSSYTSKLLSCKVTSEVLEATRVNRRKSVLALRWEAGIYANQEEEDNE
- the PALM2AKAP2 gene encoding PALM2-AKAP2 fusion protein isoform X2, with amino-acid sequence MPAGLAQWRFRNHTYPIGGSTCFLQRPDASSSCNFQAARAATLPMTPSFPCALWAVPPAAAAHLPLPPVPRVSAQRCLSQGSRRRTWRLGRLGTARWWPPRPARSCQRAPSPKHFSGVACLAPSEHIIQLLPVLFAGWELREPERSLPTLKGRRGCGRGGETLPAPPRARRAQSSRPWQRRAAPVSPAAARPANRSPAMEMAEAELHKERLQAIAEKRKRQTEIEGKRQELDEQILLLQHSKSKVLREKWLLQGIPAGTAEEEEARRRQSEEDEFRVKQLEDNIQRLEQEIQALESEESQISAKEQIILERLKETEKSFKDLQKSFSSTDGDAVNYISSQLPDLPLLCSPTAEPSPGQDGTSRAAAVYAMEINVETDKQTGETKILSTSTIGPEGVHQRGVKVYDDGTKVVYEVHSGGTIVENGVHKLSSKDVEELIQKAGQSSLRGGHVSERTVVADGSVSHPKEHMLCKEAKLEMVHKSRKDHTSGNPGQQTQAPSTEGPEAHLDQPVTMIFMGYQNIEDEEETKKVLGYDETIKAELVLIDEDDEKSLREKTVTDVSTIDGNAAELVSGRPVSDTTEPSSPEGKEESLATEPAPGVGWENVLLKGDDTTSDATETSSADMTIKKPPQLSEDDIRLKRERDSCSANPLQPAPSSLPPDHKNMEIEVSVAECKGVPGITSTLHSIDHPSPFYSPPHNGLLADHHESLDNDVAREIRYLDEVLEANCCDSAVDGTYNGTSSPEPGAAILVGSLSPPAHTASQPEPTERAASRQALPHIELSKSNSATMAEGGRANGHSPDQPRDVLGDSLQAPVSPSSSTSSRCSSRDGEFTLTTLKKEAKFELRAFHEDKKPSKLFEDDESEKEQYCVRKVRPSEEMLELEKERRELIRSQAVKKNPGIAAKWWNPPQEKTIEEQLDEEHLESHKKYKERKERRAQQEQLLMQQQQQQQQQQQQQQQQPPPQLCPAPASSRERSSMTENMKEDIVTEQIDFSAARKQFQLMENSRQTVAKGQSTPRLFSVKPFYRPLGSINSDRPLTLSRPASARGPSEDNGTSAAKGQKASCAMETQSSGGGQGSATPQGKEGPYSEPSKRGPLSKLWAEDGEFTSARAVLTVVKDDDAGILDQFSRSVNVSLTQEELDSGLDELSVRSQDTTVLETLSNDFSMDNISDSGASNETTNALQENSLADFSLPQTPQTDNPSEGRGEGVSKSFSDHGFYSPCSTLGDSPSVDDPLEYQAGLLVQNAIQQAIAEQVDRAASEINGGAEQQGPEATPEEAESGASSSEKAQSMFEPPQVSSPVQEKRDVLPKILPAEDRALRERGPSQPLTVVQPSGPINMEETRPEGSYFSKYSEAAELRSTASLLATQESDVMVGPFKLRSRKQRTLSMIEEEIRAAQEREEELKRQRQVLQSTQSPRAKNAPSLPSRTPCYKTAPGKIEKVKPPPSPTPEGPSLQPDLAPEEAAGSQRPKNLMQTLMEDYETHKSKRRERMDDSSVLEATRVNRRKSVLALRWEAGIYANQEEEDNE
- the PALM2AKAP2 gene encoding PALM2-AKAP2 fusion protein isoform X14; translated protein: MSDRGKGNLGEVLGAAGSQAQVVAEGEQVMIATWTLFSFFMKPPQLSEDDIRLKRERDSCSANPLQPAPSSLPPDHKNMEIEVSVAECKGVPGITSTLHSIDHPSPFYSPPHNGLLADHHESLDNDVAREIRYLDEVLEANCCDSAVDGTYNGTSSPEPGAAILVGSLSPPAHTASQPEPTERAASRQALPHIELSKSNSATMAEGGRANGHSPDQPRDVLGDSLQAPVSPSSSTSSRCSSRDGEFTLTTLKKEAKFELRAFHEDKKPSKLFEDDESEKEQYCVRKVRPSEEMLELEKERRELIRSQAVKKNPGIAAKWWNPPQEKTIEEQLDEEHLESHKKYKERKERRAQQEQLLMQQQQQQQQQQQQQQQQPPPQLCPAPASSRERSSMTENMKEDIVTEQIDFSAARKQFQLMENSRQTVAKGQSTPRLFSVKPFYRPLGSINSDRPLTLSRPASARGPSEDNGTSAAKGQKASCAMETQSSGGGQGSATPQGKEGPYSEPSKRGPLSKLWAEDGEFTSARAVLTVVKDDDAGILDQFSRSVNVSLTQEELDSGLDELSVRSQDTTVLETLSNDFSMDNISDSGASNETTNALQENSLADFSLPQTPQTDNPSEGRGEGVSKSFSDHGFYSPCSTLGDSPSVDDPLEYQAGLLVQNAIQQAIAEQVDRAASEINGGAEQQGPEATPEEAESGASSSEKAQSMFEPPQVSSPVQEKRDVLPKILPAEDRALRERGPSQPLTVVQPSGPINMEETRPEGSYFSKYSEAAELRSTASLLATQESDVMVGPFKLRSRKQRTLSMIEEEIRAAQEREEELKRQRQVLQSTQSPRAKNAPSLPSRTPCYKTAPGKIEKVKPPPSPTPEGPSLQPDLAPEEAAGSQRPKNLMQTLMEDYETHKSKRRERMDDSSYTSKLLSCKVTSEVLEATRVNRRKSVLALRWEAGIYANQEEEDNE
- the PALM2AKAP2 gene encoding PALM2-AKAP2 fusion protein isoform X9 gives rise to the protein MEMAEAELHKERLQAIAEKRKRQTEIEGKRQELDEQILLLQHSKSKVLREKWLLQGIPAGTAEEEEARRRQSEEDEFRVKQLEDNIQRLEQEIQALESEESQISAKEQIILERLKETEKSFKDLQKSFSSTDGGVGWENVLLKGDDTTSDATETSSADMTIKKPPQLSEDDIRLKRERDSCSANPLQPAPSSLPPDHKNMEIEVSVAECKGVPGITSTLHSIDHPSPFYSPPHNGLLADHHESLDNDVAREIRYLDEVLEANCCDSAVDGTYNGTSSPEPGAAILVGSLSPPAHTASQPEPTERAASRQALPHIELSKSNSATMAEGGRANGHSPDQPRDVLGDSLQAPVSPSSSTSSRCSSRDGEFTLTTLKKEAKFELRAFHEDKKPSKLFEDDESEKEQYCVRKVRPSEEMLELEKERRELIRSQAVKKNPGIAAKWWNPPQEKTIEEQLDEEHLESHKKYKERKERRAQQEQLLMQQQQQQQQQQQQQQQQPPPQLCPAPASSRERSSMTENMKEDIVTEQIDFSAARKQFQLMENSRQTVAKGQSTPRLFSVKPFYRPLGSINSDRPLTLSRPASARGPSEDNGTSAAKGQKASCAMETQSSGGGQGSATPQGKEGPYSEPSKRGPLSKLWAEDGEFTSARAVLTVVKDDDAGILDQFSRSVNVSLTQEELDSGLDELSVRSQDTTVLETLSNDFSMDNISDSGASNETTNALQENSLADFSLPQTPQTDNPSEGRGEGVSKSFSDHGFYSPCSTLGDSPSVDDPLEYQAGLLVQNAIQQAIAEQVDRAASEINGGAEQQGPEATPEEAESGASSSEKAQSMFEPPQVSSPVQEKRDVLPKILPAEDRALRERGPSQPLTVVQPSGPINMEETRPEGSYFSKYSEAAELRSTASLLATQESDVMVGPFKLRSRKQRTLSMIEEEIRAAQEREEELKRQRQVLQSTQSPRAKNAPSLPSRTPCYKTAPGKIEKVKPPPSPTPEGPSLQPDLAPEEAAGSQRPKNLMQTLMEDYETHKSKRRERMDDSSVLEATRVNRRKSVLALRWEAGIYANQEEEDNE
- the PALM2AKAP2 gene encoding PALM2-AKAP2 fusion protein isoform X8, whose amino-acid sequence is MEMAEAELHKERLQAIAEKRKRQTEIEGKRQELDEQILLLQHSKSKVLREKWLLQGIPAGTAEEEEARRRQSEEDEFRVKQLEDNIQRLEQEIQALESEESQISAKEQIILERLKETEKSFKDLQKSFSSTDGGVGWENVLLKGDDTTSDATETSSADMTIKKPPQLSEDDIRLKRERDSCSANPLQPAPSSLPPDHKNMEIEVSVAECKGVPGITSTLHSIDHPSPFYSPPHNGLLADHHESLDNDVAREIRYLDEVLEANCCDSAVDGTYNGTSSPEPGAAILVGSLSPPAHTASQPEPTERAASRQALPHIELSKSNSATMAEGGRANGHSPDQPRDVLGDSLQAPVSPSSSTSSRCSSRDGEFTLTTLKKEAKFELRAFHEDKKPSKLFEDDESEKEQYCVRKVRPSEEMLELEKERRELIRSQAVKKNPGIAAKWWNPPQEKTIEEQLDEEHLESHKKYKERKERRAQQEQLLMQQQQQQQQQQQQQQQQPPPQLCPAPASSRERSSMTENMKEDIVTEQIDFSAARKQFQLMENSRQTVAKGQSTPRLFSVKPFYRPLGSINSDRPLTLSRPASARGPSEDNGTSAAKGQKASCAMETQSSGGGQGSATPQGKEGPYSEPSKRGPLSKLWAEDGEFTSARAVLTVVKDDDAGILDQFSRSVNVSLTQEELDSGLDELSVRSQDTTVLETLSNDFSMDNISDSGASNETTNALQENSLADFSLPQTPQTDNPSEGRGEGVSKSFSDHGFYSPCSTLGDSPSVDDPLEYQAGLLVQNAIQQAIAEQVDRAASEINGGAEQQGPEATPEEAESGASSSEKAQSMFEPPQVSSPVQEKRDVLPKILPAEDRALRERGPSQPLTVVQPSGPINMEETRPEGSYFSKYSEAAELRSTASLLATQESDVMVGPFKLRSRKQRTLSMIEEEIRAAQEREEELKRQRQVLQSTQSPRAKNAPSLPSRTPCYKTAPGKIEKVKPPPSPTPEGPSLQPDLAPEEAAGSQRPKNLMQTLMEDYETHKSKRRERMDDSSYTSKLLSCKVTSEVLEATRVNRRKSVLALRWEAGIYANQEEEDNE